A genomic region of Arachis stenosperma cultivar V10309 chromosome 9, arast.V10309.gnm1.PFL2, whole genome shotgun sequence contains the following coding sequences:
- the LOC130951973 gene encoding meiotic recombination protein DMC1 homolog: MLAALKAEESSGQLQLVEREDVEDDDDLFEAIDKLISQGINAGDVKKLQDAGIYTCNGLMMHTKKNLTGIKGLSEAKVDKICEAAEKLVNFGYITGSDVLLKRKSVIRITTGSQALDELLGGGIETSSITEAFGEFRSGKTQLAHTLCVSTQLPTSMRGGNGKVAYIDTEGTFRPDRIVPIAERFGMDPAAVLDNIIYARAYTYEHQYNLLLGLAAKMSEEPFRLLIVDSVIALFRVDFSGRGELAERQQRLAQMLSRLVKIAEEFNVAVYMTNQVIADPGGGVFVTDPKKPAGGHVLAHAATIRLMFRKGKGEQRVCKVFDAPNLPEAEAISFT, translated from the exons ATGCTTGCTGCGCTCAA aGCTGAAGAATCGAGCGGCCAGTTGCAGCTCGTGGAACGCGAAGACGTTGAAGACGATGATGACCTCTTCGAAGCCATCGATAAAC TGATCTCTCAAGGAATCAACGCTGGAGATGTGAAGAAGCTTCAGGACGCAGGGATCTATACTTGCAATGGGTTGATGATGCACACAAAGAAG AACTTGACTGGAATCAAAGGCTTATCTGAGGCTAAGGTCGATAAGATCTGTGAAGCCGCTGAGAAGCTTGTG AATTTTGGTTATATTACTGGAAGTGATGTGCTGCTCAAA AGAAAATCTGTGATCCGAATTACAACAGGAAGCCAAGCGCTTGATGAATTGCTAGGAG gcgGAATCGAGACATCGTCAATTACGGAAGCATTTGGAGAATTCCG ttctGGGAAAACGCAGCTTGCACATACTCTCTGCGTTTCAACTCAG CTTCCAACAAGTATGCGGGGAGGCAATGGAAAAGTTGCTTACATTGACACAGAAGGAACTTT CCGACCTGACCGAATTGTCCCGATAGCTGAGAGATTTGGCATGGATCCTGCCGCTGTTCTGGACAAT ATTATATATGCTCGTGCCTACACTTACGAGCATCAGTATAACCTTCTCCTTGGTTTGGCTGCTAAAATGTCCGAAGAACCATTCAGACTTCTG aTAGTGGATTCAGTCATTGCTCTGTTTCGAGTGGACTTTTCAGGAAGAGGAGAGCTGGCAGAGCGCCAG CAAAGACTGGCACAGATGCTTTCTCGATTAGTAAAGATAGCTGAGGAATTCAATGTTGCAGTTTATATGACAAATCAAG TTATAGCCGATCCGGGAGGTGGAGTGTTTGTAACTGATCCGAAGAAACCAGCCGGTGGGCATGTGCTGGCCCATGCAGCCACAATAAGGCTGATGTTCAGGAAAGGGAAAGGGGAACAACGCGTTTGCAAAGTGTTTGACGCCCCAAACCTTCCAGAGGCAGAAGCCATATCCTTTACCTGA
- the LOC130948797 gene encoding uncharacterized protein LOC130948797, with protein MQLLNSDEPASETRSHPEKPQEESSSPATDSSDSTTDEGVALDVSGKSLEFSAAEEETAEDSAAESLYLYRNVYSLVPKWVGGLARLKTLKFFGNEVNLFAPEFRGMTALECLQMKISSPGIGGLPLHKLNGLKELELSRGPPRPSAFPLLAEIAALKRLTKLSICHFSIRYLPPEIGCLKNLEYLDLSFNKLKTLPSEISCLNSLITMKVANNKLVELPSTMTSLTRLESLDLSNNRLTSLGSIELGSMCRLQLLNLQYNKLLSVFHIPSWICCKLEGNDGGGCNDDCSSSSVEMDVYESSQQENDRTISNGAHNTSSSTLTSTSSSSRCFSARKSGKRWKRRFYLQQKARQERLNNSRKWKVVDQDQLLGNNIQIISESGNIAAASCKETVSDHVNLDDNGKRIFSEKEVNDNLNGNNKDEVILEKQFSSDNCHTAECKDERDASLNGPGEQDEQSLEILKCFSTKRYSDRHLDNPKPCKFRKPIVDASILACKYSKFSICGIEDHLSDGFYDAGRDRPFMPLESYEQNQCLDSREVILLDRKRDEELDAVLLSAQALVTNLKKLNGLNTRGIHAIVDSLQTASLLALFVSDHFGGSDRSAMVERTRKSVSGSNYNKPFVCTCSAGSSTSMTSFKKPAVNTIEDITLSRISEQCIDSIKKRRSSIIVPIGSVQYGVCRHRALLLKYLCDHMVPAVPCELVRGYLDFSPHAWNIILIKRGDTWVRMLVDACRPHDIREEKDPEYFCRYVPLSRATIPLSSRGSHGPDCLFPSLSTCDELKKKTSTTLIQCKIGSVEAAAKVRTLDVQGSSAADVRNFDYNCLGEVRILGSLKHPCIVEMYGHEISCQWTSTADGKPHNRILRSAIFMEYVDGGSLKNYLEKLSEAGEKHVPMELALYIARDVSCALSELHSKHIIHRDIKSENILFDLDRKTDDGTPTVKLCDFDSAVPLRSRMHACCIAHMGTPPPSVCVGTPRWMAPEVMRTMYEKRAYGLEADIWSFGCLLLEILTLQIPYYGVPDSDIHDSLQMGKRPRLIDELEALSSMSEPSVIQSGEDLEKSDAEADLLKFLVGLFHRCMEENPAERPTAKEIHEMLLARTGRLQAQDDRKI; from the exons ATGCAGCTCCTCAACTCCGATGAACCCGCCTCCGAAACCCGCAGCCATCCCGAGAAACCCCAAGAAGAATCCAGTTCCCCCGCGACCGATTCATCGGACTCTACAACCGACGAAGGCGTGGCCCTCGACGTTTCCGGGAAGAGCCTGGAGTTTTCGGCGGCGGAGGAGGAGACCGCGGAGGACTCCGCTGCGGAGAGCTTGTACCTCTACAGGAACGTTTACAGCTTGGTTCCGAAGTGGGTGGGTGGTCTGGCACGGTTGAAGACGCTGAAGTTCTTTGGGAACGAGGTGAACTTGTTCGCTCCGGAGTTCAGGGGCATGACGGCACTGGAGTGCTTGCAAATGAAGATTTCTTCGCCTGGGATCGGTGGGTTGCCGCTTCACAAGCTGAATGGGTTGAAGGAGCTCGAGCTCTCCAGAGGGCCACCAAGGCCTTCGGCTTTTCCATTGTTGGCCGAGATTGCTGCCCTTAAGCGATTGACTAAGCTTTCTATTTGTCATTTTTCTATCAG ATATCTACCTCCGGAAATTGGATGCTTAAAGAATCTGGAGTATCTTGACCTTTCATTCAATAAATTGAAGACATTGCCGTCAGAGATCAGTTGCTTGAATAGCTTAATAACCATGAAAGTTGCGAATAATAAGCTAGTGGAGCTACCGTCCACAATGACCTCTCTTACAAGGTTGGAGAGTTTGGACCTTTCAAATAATAGGTTGACTTCGTTAGGCTCTATTGAACTTGGTTCCATGTGTAGGCTTCAGCTCTTAAATCTTCAG tACAACAAGCTGCTCAGCGTTTTTCACATTCCTTCTTGGATATGCTGTAAACTGGAAGGAAATGATGGAGGTGGGTGTAACGATGATTGTAGCAGTTCTTCTGTTGAAATGGATGTCTATGAAAGCAGTCAGCAGGAAAATGATCGAACAATTTCTAATG GTGCTCATAATACCTCATCAAGCACATTAACTAGTACCTCATCTAGCAGTAGATGTTTCTCAGCCCGAAAGTCAGGTAAAAGGTGGAAGCGGCGGTTTTATTTACAGCAAAAAGCTCGTCAAGAGCGCCTGAATAACAGCAGGAAGTGGAAAGTTGTAGATCAAGATCAATTATTGGGCAATAATATTCAAATAATTTCTGAGTCTGGAAACATTGCTGCTGCAAGTTGCAAAGAAACTGTATCAGACCATGTGAATCTGGATGATAATGGGAAAAGAATATTCTCTGAAAAAGAAGTAAATGATAATTTAAATGGTAATAATAAGGATGAAGTAATATTAGAAAAGCAATTTTCTAGTGACAATTGCCATACTGCTGAATGTAAAGATGAAAGAGATGCATCCTTAAATGGACCTGGTGAACAGGATGAACAATCTTTGGAGATTTTGAAGTGTTTTTCTACAAAGAGGTATTCAGATCGGCATCTTGACAATCCTAAACCATGCAAGTTTAGAAAACCAATTGTTGATGCCTCAATATTGGCTTGCAAGTACAGTAAGTTCTCAATTTGTGGCATTGAAGACCATCTGTCGGATGGGTTTTATGATGCAGGACGTGATCGGCCATTTATGCCTCTTGAGAGTTATGAGCAGAATCAGTGCCTTGATTCTCGTGAGGTCATCCTACTAGACAG GAAAAGGGACGAAGAGTTGGATGCTGTATTGCTCTCTGCTCAGGCACTGGTcacaaatttgaaaaaattaaatggtTTAAATACACGTGGGATTCATGCCATAGTTGATAGCTTGCAGACAGCTTCACTGCTTGCACTCTTTGTATCGGACCATTTTGGTGGCAGCGATAGAAGTGCTATGGTAGAAAGAACACGGAAATCTGTGTCAGGTTCAAACTATAATAAGCCTTTTGTTTGTACGTGCTCAGCTGGAAGCAGCACCAGTATGACTTCTTTTAAAAAACCTGCTGTAAACACCATAGAAGATATCACTCTTTCTAGAATCTCTGAACAATGTATCGATTCTATTAAAAAAAGGCGAAGTTCAATCATAGTCCCTATTGGTTCTGTGCAGTATGGTGTATGTAGACATAGAGCACTGCTTTTGAAG TATTTATGCGATCATATGGTGCCAGCAGTGCCTTGTGAGCTTGTCAGGGGTTACTTGGACTTTTCCCCACATGCATGGAATATCATTCTGATTAAGAGGGGTGATACATGGGTCCGAATGCTGGTTGATGCTTGTCGACCCCATGACATAAGAGAAGAGAAGGATCCTGAATACTTCTGCAG GTACGTACCTCTTAGTCGAGCCACGATCCCCCTTTCTTCTCGTGGAAGTCATGGTCCTGATTGTTTGTTTCCATCTCTCTCTACTTGTGATGAACTTAAGAAAAAAACTTCCACTACTTTAATTCAGTGCAAAATTGGGTCAGTTGAGGCTGCAGCAAAG GTACGTACTTTGGACGTGCAGGGAAGTTCAGCAGCCGATGTTAGAAATTTTGATTATAATTGTTTGGGAGAAGTTAGAATTCTAGGTTCGTTAAAACATCCCTGCATAGTGGAAATGTATGGACACGAAATATCGTGCCAATGGACTTCCACAGCTGATGGCAAGCCTCACAATCGCATATTAAGATCTGCAATTTTTATGGAGTATGTTGATGGCGGCTCCTTGAAA AACTATTTGGAAAAGCTATCAGAAGCTGGTGAAAAGCATGTCCCTATGGAGTTGGCGTTGTATATCGCCAGAGATGTCTCCTGTGCCTTGTCAGAGCTGCACTCAAAGCACATAATTCATCGGGACATTAAAAGTGAAAACATCCTGTTTGATTTGGATAGAAAGACTGATGATGGAACTCCCACTGTGAAGTTGTGTGATTTTGACAGTGCAGTGCCACTAAGATCACGTATGCATGCTTGCTGTATTGCACATATGGGAACTCCACCTCCTTCTGTATGTGTTGGAACACCACGGTGGATGGCTCCAGAAGTTATGCGGACTATGTATGAAAAACGCGCTTATGGATTG GAAGCTGATATTTGGTCATTTGGATGTTTACTTTTGGAGATACTGACTCTGCAAATTCCATATTATGGAGTACCTGATTCAGACATCCATGACAGTCTGCAG ATGGGTAAGCGGCCACGATTAATAGATGAACTGGAGGCATTGAGTTCAATGAGTGAACCCTCAGTAATTCAATCTGGTGAAGACCTGGAAAAATCAGATGCAGAGGCAGACTTGCTGAAATTCCTTGTTGGGTTGTTTCATAGATGCATGGAAGAAAATCCTGCAGAGCGTCCTACAGCTAAAGAAATCCATGAAATGCTACTTGCACGCACAGGCCGTTTACAAGCACAAGATGATAGGAAGATTTAG
- the LOC130951735 gene encoding stem-specific protein TSJT1: protein MLAVFEKSVAKSPEALQSPQSNSVSSLKDGFLAQHFSSVHPGSVTVNLGSSGLLAYSLERQNPLLPRLFAVVDDIFCLFQGHLENVAHLKQQYGLNKTANEVIIVIEAYRTLRDRGPYPAAQVVRDFQGKFAFILFDSGSKTAFIAADADGCVPFYWGADGDGNLVLADEKEVVTKSCGTSSAPFPKGFFFTTSGGLSSFEHPLNEVKPVPRVDSSGQVCGATFKVDEAKKESTGMSRVGSAANWSDNI from the exons ATGCTGGCGGTTTTTGAGAAGTCGGTGGCGAAGAGCCCAGAGGCTCTGCAGAGTCCTCAGTCAAACTCTGTTTCATCACTCAAAGATGGGTTTTTGGCGCAGCACTTCTCATCTGTTCATCCTGGCTCCGTTACCGTCAATCTTGGCTCTTCAGGTCTCTTGGCCTATTCTCTTGAGAGACAGAACCCCCTTCTCCCAAG GCTATTTGCGGTTGTGGATGACATCTTCTGCTTGTTTCAAGGCCACCTTGAGAATGTTGCTCATCTGAAGCAGCAATATGGATTGAATAAAACGGCAAATGAGGTGATCATTGTCATAGAGGCATACAGGACTCTCAGAGATCGTGGTCCCTATCCTGCTGCTCAGGTCGTGAGAGATTTCCAAGGCAAATTTGCGTTTATTCTGTTTGACAGTGGTTCTAAAACCGCATTTATTGCTGCA GATGCTGATGGGTGTGTTCCCTTCTACTGGGGAGCTGATGGCGATGGAAATCTTGTTCTTGCAGACGAGAAAGAGGTTGTAACTAAGAGCTGTGGGACATCTTCTGCACCATTCCCTAAAG GATTCTTCTTTACAACATCCGGAGGTTTGAGCAGTTTTGAGCATCCACTTAATGAGGTGAAGCCTGTCCCAAGAGTTGACAGTTCCGGTCAGGTATGTGGTGCAACTTTCAAGGTGGATGAGGCTAAGAAGGAATCAACTGGCATGTCAAGGGTTGGGAGTGCTGCTAACTGGTCGGATAATATCTAA
- the LOC130951576 gene encoding AUGMIN subunit 2-like gives MSTEVGRKSPRRTGGMSDALSIAADLGFSVSPLTPTQSLQISSPTTPEKGQDLIRVLRELSSAQRKIADLQVELQARKDDKNVAHLTHVIEMEKKIETLARITAILKDVIQKKDRIVARLQQPYSLHCIHVEAEYQKEFSELLMKAASDYGDLTASVTDLQWSRNFKDPPSVWGEMLRPIPVALACCTRFFEAMCATRESFAALQKLRVDHFDSPQRLPGISDCLTPPQWKSEANFDDLAADTNEEN, from the exons ATGTCGACGGAGGTAGGAAGGAAGTCCCCTAGACGCACCGGTGGCATGTCCGACGCTCTCTCCATTGCCGCCGATCTTGGTTTCTCCGTCTCGCCTCTCACACCCACCCAATCCCTTCAGATTTCGTCCCCTACTACACCCGAAAAGGGCCAGGACCTCATCCGAGTTTTGAGAGAACTCTCCTCCGCCCAACGCAAAATCGCTGATTTGCAAGTCGAGCTTCAAGCCCGAAAG GACGATAAGAATGTTGCACATTTGACTCATGTAATCGAAATGGAGAAGAAGATTGAGACTTTAGCAAGGATTACTGCTATACTCAAAGATGTTATACAGAAGAAG GATCGCATTGTAGCTCGTCTGCAGCAGCCATATTCCCTtcattgcattcatgtagaaGCTGAATATCAG AAAGAGTTTTCTGAGCTGCTGATGAAGGCAGCTAGTGATTATGGTGACTTGACAGCATCAGTGACAGATTTACAATGGAGTCGGAATTTCAAGGACCCTCCTTCAGTCTGGGGA GAAATGCTTCGACCGATACCTGTAGCTTTGGCATGTTGCACTCGGTTCTTTGAAGCCATGTGTGCCACAAGAGAGTCATTTGCTGCACTTCAAAAACTGAGAGTTGATCATTTTGATTCCCCTCAAAGACTGCCAGGAATTTCTGATTGTCTAACTCCACCTCAGTGGAAATCCGAAGCTAACTTTGATGACTTAGCTGCTGACACCAACGAGGAGAACTAG